From Arachis stenosperma cultivar V10309 chromosome 2, arast.V10309.gnm1.PFL2, whole genome shotgun sequence, one genomic window encodes:
- the LOC130962919 gene encoding uncharacterized protein LOC130962919, with protein MQAFDELKSKLSSAPIIAPPRWDLPFELMYDASNFTIGVVLGQMIDKLVHVIYYASKVLNEAQRNNTTTKKELLDIVFAFDKFRSYLIGSKVIMFTDRAALKYLLTKQESKPRLIIWILLLQEFNNEIKDRSGAKNKVADHLSRIPHEENEAHSLGVNESFSDEQLMIIQEAPWFTYIANFKAIGELSSNFNKNLRRKLINDAKHYIWDELYLFKKCAKGILRRCISHEERQEVL; from the coding sequence ATGCAAGCTTTTGATGAGCTTAAAAGTAAGCTCTCCTCTGCACCTATTATAGCACCACCTCGTTGGGATTTACCTTTTGAATTGATGTATGATGCATCAAATTTTACTATTGGTGTTGTCTTAGGACAAATGATAGATAAGCTAGTGCATGTCATCTATTATGCTAGCAAGGTTCTTAATGAAGCCCAAAGGAACAACACCACCACAAAAAAAGAACTCCTTGATATAGTTTTTGcatttgataaatttagatcTTACCTCATTGGTTCTAAAGTCATTATGTTTACTGACCGTGCAGCTCTTAAGTACTTGTTAACCAAGCAAGAGTCCAAGCCTAGACTGATAATATGGATCCTACTACTCCAAGAATTCAACAACGAAATCAAGGATAGAAGTGGAGCAAAAAATAAGGTGGCTGACCACCTATCAAGGATCCCACATGAGGAGAATGAAGCACACAGCCTTGGGGTAAATGAGAGcttttcggatgagcaattgATGATAATTCAAGAGGCTCCATGGTTCACATATATAGCGAACTTCAAGGCCATTGGAGAGTTATCGTCCAACTTCAACAAGAACTTAAGAAGGAAGCTCATCAATGATGCCAAGCATTACATTTGGGATGAGCTTTACCTCTTCAAGAAGTGTGCTAAAGGGATTCTAAGAAGATGCATCTCTCATGAGGAAAGACAAGAGGTCCTTTAg